A region from the Silene latifolia isolate original U9 population chromosome 7, ASM4854445v1, whole genome shotgun sequence genome encodes:
- the LOC141592382 gene encoding small ribosomal subunit protein eS17w-like — MGRVRTKTVKKSSRQVIEKYYSKMTLDFHTNKKVLEEVAIIPSKRLRNKIAGFSTHLMRRIQKGPVRGISLKLQEEERERRMDFVPDVSAIRTDHIEVDRETLDMLAALGMSDLPGLSEVAPESAALTLPSGGFGRGGAAGPRRY; from the coding sequence ATGGGTCGCGTACGGACGAAAACAGTGAAGAAATCatcaagacaagtaatagaaaagtACTACTCAAAAATGACACTGGACTTCCACACGAACAAGAAAGTGCTTGAAGAAGTAGCAATAATTCCTTCAAAGAGACTCCGTAACAAGATAGCTGGATTCTCAACCCATTTAATGAGGCGAATCCAAAAGGGTCCTGTTCGTGGGATCTCACTCAAGCTTCAGGAGGAAGAGCGTGAAAGGCGTATGGATTTCGTTCCTGATGTTTCTGCCATTCGTACTGATCATATTGAGGTTGATCGTGAGACTCTTGATATGTTGGCTGCACTTGGTATGTCTGATCTTCCTGGTCTCTCTGAGGTTGCACCTGAGTCTGCTGCTCTTACTCTCCCTTCTGGTGGCTTCGGTCGTGGTGGTGCTGCTGGTCCCAGGAGGTACTGA